In candidate division WOR-3 bacterium, the sequence TGGGATAATCATTGAGGACCGTAACTATCCGACCGGCGCCAAGCTGCAGATTTTCCTTGACAAGACATTTGGTGCTAACGAGGTGGCAATCCGCTGGAAGGGGCAGATGGTGGGGGATGAGCATCTCCTTACTGACTATGAGGAGTATCTAAAAGCGGAGCTCAAACAGCACCACCACGCCACTGATTAAATTTAACGGTTTGTTTCAATCTTTTAAACCTGGTGAAGAAAATGGGGCAGTTGGTTGGTTTTAGACAGGTTAGCAAGGAGCCGGAGGTAATCGCTCTGATTACCGAAGCGGACCGGCAACTGGAGATACTGGGTTTTACCGAACATGGATTCAGGCATGCCCGGTTGGTTGCCAAGAACAGCCGGCGGATTCTTGTGGAGCTGCGGTATGATGAAAGGGTGGCAGAACTCAGTGCGATTGCTGGGTACCTGCATGATATCGGTAATGTTATTAACCGACAGGGGCACGACTGGACAAGTGCGTTACTTGCCCGGGAGATTCTTGTCCGTTTGGGGATGGATTATTCAGAGGTCGCCCAGATTATGACCGCAATCGGGAATCATCACGAGGAGGGTGGAAACCCGGTTTCGGAGATTGCCGCGGCACTGATATTGGCAGACAAGGCTGATGTTCATCGGAGCCGGGTGCGCAATCCTGCCCTGATTAAGTTTGATATCCATGACCGGGTTAACTATGCGGTCAAGCGGTCAACCCTGACGGT encodes:
- a CDS encoding HD domain-containing protein; this encodes MGQLVGFRQVSKEPEVIALITEADRQLEILGFTEHGFRHARLVAKNSRRILVELRYDERVAELSAIAGYLHDIGNVINRQGHDWTSALLAREILVRLGMDYSEVAQIMTAIGNHHEEGGNPVSEIAAALILADKADVHRSRVRNPALIKFDIHDRVNYAVKRSTLTVDYPSRRIVFDLNVDTAIAPVMEYFEIFLSRTVISRRAADFLNCRFELVINGTRLV